CCGGTGTAGTGGCGCACCAGGGTGAGCTCGTCCACCTCGGGGAGGCGGGGCGGGACCTCCCGCAGGTGTTCCTTGGGGATCAGGTCCTCCGCCTTGGGCACCGCCTTCACCAGCTTGAGGCCGCGCCTTCCCTTCCGGCTCCGTTCAAAGATCAGGGGAAAGCTCATGCCAAAACCTCCCTAAGGGCCTCCCGGAAGGCCAGGAGGTCCTCCTCCTCGTGAAGCTCGGTGGCGGCGAAGAGGGCAAGCCCCTCCCCGTACTCCTTGGGCACCGGGGTGGCCCCGTGGAAACCCCGTTCCGCCAAGGCCTTCCGCACCGCCTCGGGGTCCTTGGGGAGGGCCAGGGCGAACTCGTTGAAGAAGGGCCTGGGGGTGAAGGGCCTGACCCCCGGGACCTCCAGGAGGAGGGCGTGGAGCTTATGGGCCATCTCCACGCCCTTCAGGGCCACCTCCCTAAGCCCCTCGGGCCCCAAGGCCGCAAGGTACATGGCCCCCATGAGGGCGGTGAGCTGGGCGTTGGTGGTGATGTTGCTCTTGGCCTTGGCCCGCCTTATGTACTGCTCCCGGGCCTGGAGGGTGAGGAGGAAGCCCCGCCTTCCCTCCACGTCCACGGTCTCGGAGACGAGCCTCCCCGGAAGCTGGCGCACGAAGGCCTTTTTGGTGGCGAGAAAGCCGAAGTGGGGGCCGCCGAAGCCCATGGGAAGGCCGAGGCTCTGCCCGTCCCCCACGGCGATGTCCGCCCCATAGGCCCCCGGGGGCTTGAGCACCCCCAAGGAGAGGGGATCGGCCACGGCCACGAGGAGCGCCCCTGCGCCGTGGGCCGCCTCGGCGAAGGGCCCAAGGTCCTCCAGGGCGCCCAGGAAGTTGGGGTTCTGGACCACCACCGCCCCCACCTCCTCCCCCACCGCGGGCACGGGGGTCCTTCCCCCCTCCAGGTGGAGGGTCAAAAGCTTGGCCCCCACGGCCTCGAGGTAGGCCCGAAGCACCGCGCGGTACTCGGGGTGGACCCCCTGGGAGACCAAAACCCCCATCCTCCCCGTCTCCCTGAGGGCGAGGAGGACCCCTTCGGCCAAGGCCGTGGCCCCGTCGTACATGGAGGCGTTGGCCACCTCCAGCCCCGTGAGCTCGGCGATCATGGTCTGGTATTCAAAGGTGGCCTGCAGAACCCCTTGGCTCACCTCGGGCTGGTAAGGGGTGTAGGCGGTGAGGAACTCCCCCCGCCCGGCCAGGGCCTGGACCACGGGGGGCACGTGGTGGCTCCTCACCCCCCCGCCCAGGAAGGCCTTGTGGGCGGGGAGGTTCTGGGCGGCGAGGCGCCTCAGCTCCTCCAGGACCTTCCACTCGGGCAGAGGCTCGGGAAGGTCTATGGGAGGGTTCAAGACCTCCTTGGGCAGGTGGGCGAAGAGGTCCTCCAGGGATTCCGCCCCCACCCGCCTGAGCATCTCCCGGATCTCCTCCTCCGTGTGGGGCGTGTAGTCCATGCTTCCATCCTCAAGCAAAACCCCAGGGCCATTTGCCCCGGGGCCACAAAACGCCCTTCCCGCCCTAAGGCGCGGGCGAGGGAAGGGCCTTTGGGACGCATCCTCTCCCCTAGGCCTCGCTTTCCAGGACCTCCTGGTAGCCCCCGGCGTCCAAGAGCTCGTCCAGGTCGCCCATGTCCCTGGGCTTCAGGCGGAAGATCCAGCCCTCCCCGTAAGGGTCCTGGTTGACGAGCTCAGGGGTCTTCTCCAGGGCGAGGTTGACCTCCACGATCTCCCCGGCCACGGGGGCGTAGATGTCGGAGGCGGTCTTGACGCTTTCCACCACGGCCACGGCCTCGCCCTTCTCCACCGTCCGGCCCACCTCGGGTAGCTCCACGTAGACCACGTCCCCGAGGGCGTCTTGGGCGTAGTCGGTGATGCCGACGAGCACCGTGTCCCCTTCGGGCAGGGCCCACTCGTGGGTCTTGGTGTAAAAGCGGTCCTTGGGTATGTCCATAGCGCCTCCCAACCCCCGCTATTTTAGCGGCACAAAGGGGAGGGGGCTAAGGGCGGCGGGGACCGCCCGGCCCCGGACCTCCACCGCAAAAGGCCCTTCCGCCCCCTCCTCCACGTAGGCGAGGGCGATGCCCTTCTGCAGCAGGGGCGAATACCCCCCGCTCGTCACCCGGCCCACGGGGCGGCCCCCGGAGAGCACCCGGTAGCCCTCCCGGGGGATGCCCGTCTCCAGCACCAGCCCGACGAGCCTTTCCCGGCAGGCCTGGGCCCGCATGGCCTCCTTGCCCAAAAAGTCCTTGTCCAGCTTCACCACCCAGGCCCAGGGGGTGCAGAGGGGGTTGGTCTCCTCGGTGAGCTCGTGGCCGTAGAGGGGGAAGCCCGCCTCGAGCCTCAAGGAGTCCCGGGCCCCAAGGCCCGCGGGCCTGGCCCCGGCCTCCACCAGGGCCAGAAAGACGGGCTCGGCGTCCTCCGGGGCGAGGAAGAGCTCAAACCCGTCCTCCCCCGTGTACCCCGTGCGGGCGAGGCGGGCGGGCCGGCCCGCCACCCGGGCGGGGAAGACGTCGTTCTTCCGCTTCTGGGAAAGGTCCAGATCGGTAAGCCCCTGGAGGAGGGAGGCCGCCTTAGGGCCCTGGAGGGCGAGGAGGGCGGTCCTCTCGGAGGCGTCCTCAAGCTCCACCCTGAACCCCTTGGCCAAGGCCTGGAGGTGGGCGAGGTCCTTGGCGATGTTGGCGGCGTTCACCACCATGAGGTACTCCTCCTCCCCCAAGCGGTAGAGGTAGACGTCGTCCACCACCCCGCCCCGCTCGTTGGGGAGCATGGAGTACTGGGCCCTTCCCACCTTGAGCTTGCCCGCGTCGTTTGCCGTGGCCCACTGGAGGAAGGCCAAAGCCTCCTCGCCCCGGACCAGAAACTCCCCCATGTGGCTCACGTCAAAAACCCCGGCCGCCCGGCGCACGGCCAGGTGCTCCTCAAGGATGGAGGTGTACTGGAGGGGAAGGAGGTACCCGGCGAAGTCCACCATCCGGGCGCCCAGGCGAAGGTGGGCCTCGTAAAGCGGGGTCTTCTTCATGGCCAGGCCATCCTACCCGAAGAACTCCCGGCGCAGGGCCTCGGCGGAGTTGTCCTCCAGGACCTCCTCCCTCTTGGTGGCCCAGGCGGGGAAGGGGAAGTGGACCAAAAGGGGCACGGGGATCTCGGGCTGGTGGAGGATCACCGCCCCCTGGGGGAGGATCAGGGCCCGCTGGCGGAAGGAGGCGGGAAGGTAGCGGTACTCGGGGCGCTCCGCCTCGGCGGCGTCCAGCCGGCCCACCACCCGGATGGCGGCGTTCCCCACCACGCGGCGTTCCACCTCGCTCGCCGTCTGCTGGGCCCCGATGAGGATCACCCCGAGGGAGCGCCCCCTCTCGGCGATGTCCAGGAGCACATCCTTGATGGGGCTTTCCTCCTCCCGGGGGGCGTACTTGTTGAGCTCGTCCAAGACGATGAAGACCCTCCCCCGGTACTGCCCCCGCTCCTTCCTTTCAAAGAGGTCCTTGAGGAGGCTTCCCACCACGAACATCTGCGCCTGGGGGGAGAGCTTGGCCAGGTCCACCACGTGCACCTGGGCCTTCCCCGAAAGGGGGTCCGGGGGGCTTCCGGGCCGGTCCCCTCGGATGAGGTGGGCCACGTTCTCCACGCTGGAGCGGAGGCGGCGGACGAAGGCCTCCAGGGTCCCCTTGGCCTGCCTTGCGGTCCAGCCCCGGTCCCCCTCCCCTTCCCCGGTCTCGGGGCCCAGGAGCTTGTACTCCAGGTAGCGCACGAGGTCGGAGAAGCTCCTGAGGCGCGCCTTTCCCAGCTGGTCAAAGCTCATCCCCTCGGAAGCCTCCCCCCCGGGCCAGTCCTCCACCAGGAGGTGGGGGCCCTTCTGCCCCTCGGCGAGGCGCTTGAGCTTCTCCGTCACGTGGGCCACCAGGAAGCCCAGGTTGGTCATGGCGGCGCGGTCGGCGAAGAGGAAAGGGAGGAGGCCCCTTTGGCAGAACTGGACCAGGTCCCAGTGGTAGGCGTCCACCCCCTCCAGGCGGGTATCCACGTCCGGGAGGTAACCCTCCTTCTTGGGCGG
This region of Thermus thermophilus genomic DNA includes:
- the gcvH gene encoding glycine cleavage system protein GcvH codes for the protein MDIPKDRFYTKTHEWALPEGDTVLVGITDYAQDALGDVVYVELPEVGRTVEKGEAVAVVESVKTASDIYAPVAGEIVEVNLALEKTPELVNQDPYGEGWIFRLKPRDMGDLDELLDAGGYQEVLESEA
- a CDS encoding ATP-binding protein; the protein is MKRIGVVLGRREATPLEFWVGVEGDGLLRLDDLVVVEGFHPQVGRVRFFGMVDHVAKVHEGESFDTDTFLAVEGKIPVSLAYVAHVSVTRILPEEFFPPDPGSPVYLAQEEDLELALYYDAMKNQRGSTKLPAGLLKNGEVAYLNLEFLNGVKGGHVNISGISGVAAKTSYATFLLKSLLESGVLEDAHQARVLLFNVKGEDLFFLDKPNARLTEEARKAYARLGLPATPFGSVAFLAPPKKEGYLPDVDTRLEGVDAYHWDLVQFCQRGLLPFLFADRAAMTNLGFLVAHVTEKLKRLAEGQKGPHLLVEDWPGGEASEGMSFDQLGKARLRSFSDLVRYLEYKLLGPETGEGEGDRGWTARQAKGTLEAFVRRLRSSVENVAHLIRGDRPGSPPDPLSGKAQVHVVDLAKLSPQAQMFVVGSLLKDLFERKERGQYRGRVFIVLDELNKYAPREEESPIKDVLLDIAERGRSLGVILIGAQQTASEVERRVVGNAAIRVVGRLDAAEAERPEYRYLPASFRQRALILPQGAVILHQPEIPVPLLVHFPFPAWATKREEVLEDNSAEALRREFFG
- the gcvPA gene encoding aminomethyl-transferring glycine dehydrogenase subunit GcvPA encodes the protein MDYTPHTEEEIREMLRRVGAESLEDLFAHLPKEVLNPPIDLPEPLPEWKVLEELRRLAAQNLPAHKAFLGGGVRSHHVPPVVQALAGRGEFLTAYTPYQPEVSQGVLQATFEYQTMIAELTGLEVANASMYDGATALAEGVLLALRETGRMGVLVSQGVHPEYRAVLRAYLEAVGAKLLTLHLEGGRTPVPAVGEEVGAVVVQNPNFLGALEDLGPFAEAAHGAGALLVAVADPLSLGVLKPPGAYGADIAVGDGQSLGLPMGFGGPHFGFLATKKAFVRQLPGRLVSETVDVEGRRGFLLTLQAREQYIRRAKAKSNITTNAQLTALMGAMYLAALGPEGLREVALKGVEMAHKLHALLLEVPGVRPFTPRPFFNEFALALPKDPEAVRKALAERGFHGATPVPKEYGEGLALFAATELHEEEDLLAFREALREVLA
- the gcvT gene encoding glycine cleavage system aminomethyltransferase GcvT, translating into MKKTPLYEAHLRLGARMVDFAGYLLPLQYTSILEEHLAVRRAAGVFDVSHMGEFLVRGEEALAFLQWATANDAGKLKVGRAQYSMLPNERGGVVDDVYLYRLGEEEYLMVVNAANIAKDLAHLQALAKGFRVELEDASERTALLALQGPKAASLLQGLTDLDLSQKRKNDVFPARVAGRPARLARTGYTGEDGFELFLAPEDAEPVFLALVEAGARPAGLGARDSLRLEAGFPLYGHELTEETNPLCTPWAWVVKLDKDFLGKEAMRAQACRERLVGLVLETGIPREGYRVLSGGRPVGRVTSGGYSPLLQKGIALAYVEEGAEGPFAVEVRGRAVPAALSPLPFVPLK